In the genome of Helicovermis profundi, the window AAAAATAATTACTTGTGGGTTGCGTCTTCAAAAGGAGTAAGTCGATGGGACGAATCAATAAAAGGCTATATACATTATTCGGAAAATCTTGGTAATTTTCCTGATAAACAAGCTGGTAAAGTTAGAGGTATGTTTGCTTCAAATGATGGAAGGTTATTTGTATTTTCATGGAATGGAATTAGTATTTATGATTCTAAATTAGATAAATTTATTGAATATACTTCGAAATCAAAACTTCCTATACCCTCATCAGCATGGATTGCATTATATATAGATAAAGATGGCTATGAGTATATAGGCTCAAAACAAGGTGTTTTGATTAAAAGTCCAATAGATAAAAATTATAAGCTATATACACAAAATGATGGATTAGTTAGCAATTTTGTAATGAGATTTTTTGAAGATAATAAAAATCGAGTTTGGTTTGGTACAGACCATGGAATTAGCATATTTGACAAAAAAACAAAAAAAATTATAAATATATCTAAAGATAGTAAAATTAAATTAAACACTGATTTTATATTTAGTTTTTATGAAAATAAAGATTATTATTGGTTAGGAAGTCGAGGTGATGGTATATTTCGTGTTTCAAAAGATTTAAAATCTTTTAAGAATTACACTGAAAAAGATGGGCTTCCTAATGGAACTGCCTATTCAATTTTGCCATCAACTGATGGTACATTATATATTTCATCAAATAAAGGAATTTATTCATTTAATCCTATAACTGAAAAGATACATTCTTATAATTATATGGATGGAATTCAAAACTTAGAATTTAACAATTACGCATATTGGCAATCTAAGGATGGTACAATTTTTATGGGTGGAATTTCTGGGTTTAATTATTTTCATCCTGATAATATTAAAATGGAATCTATAAGCTCAAAGGTTATAATTAATAAAGTTATGATCAAAGGTTTAAAAGAAAATTTTGCAAATAGTTCTAAGGTTAATAATATATATGATTATAAGCATAGAGATATATTATTTGGATTTTATTCGTTAGATATAATTACAGATTCAAAAACAAAATATAAATATGTTTTAGAAGGTTATAGTAAAGAATGGTCTAAAGCAATTAGTTCAAAACAAGTAAGATATACAAATCTTCCTAGTGGAAATTATATTTTTAAAGTAATAGCGACTGATTCTAATAGTAATTGGAATTCAATAGAAACTACATTTGCATTTACAATTGATAAAGCACCTTGGGAAACTTGGTGGGCAATCGGTATCTATATTGTTATTTTTTTACTTGTAATATTATTAATAATAAAAATTATTAATGAGAGGACTATAAGAATAAAAAAACAAAATGAACTTTTAGAAGCTATAGTAGATATGAGAACAGCTGAACTCATTAAGGCTAATAAAAAATTGGAAATAGAAGCGACAATAGATAAGCTCACACATTTATATAATAGACGTAAAATTCAAAATATTTTAGAGGATGAAATAGTAAGAAAGAATAGATATGAAAAACCACTTAGTATTTTAATATGCGATATTGATTTTTTTAAGAAAGTTAACGACACATATGGTCATAATGTTGGAGATGAAGTTTTAGAAGAAGTAGCATTGGCTATGAAAAATTCCACAAGGGAAACTGACTTTGTTGGCCGATGGGGTGGTGAAGAATTTATTATTGTTGCAGTTGAGACTAATTTAGAAACTTCTAGAATTTTATCAGAAAGAATACGAGAAAATGTTGAAAATACAGTAATAAATGGTGATATAAGTATAACTATTAGTATAGGAGTAGTTGAGTGTTTTGAAGATGAAGATTCGAAGTCAGTTGTATATAGAGCAGATAAAAATCTTTATAGAGCTAAAAAAAATGGAAGAAATCGTGTAGTATCAGGATAAAATATATTTTATCCGATGCCTTAGAGTTCTAATACCCCCACTTCTAAAAAAGTGGGGGTATTAGAACTCTAAAAAGGCCCTGGATTATGTTTTCTAAGATTCGGTGGGAGTAAAAACTCCAAGAAATTCATTTATGTTGTCTGAGTTTGGTAAATTATAAAAAGCCTATAGGTTAATGAATGTTATTTCCAATTTAACCTATAGGCTGTTCTATATTTATTTTATTTTTTTAAATATAAAGAAAGTAATATTAAGATGCAATATTTCTATTAGTATCTTCCCATTTTAGATAATCGTTTAGC includes:
- a CDS encoding ligand-binding sensor domain-containing protein, coding for MKKIRVLILTIIIIVSFHSISFSLLSDHDFSTENDGVFKNITMSSGLSQSSIESVLVDTKGRIWIGTQDGLNRYNGDSFIYYKHNFKDNTSISNNTIKQLFEDSEGTIWVGTMNGGIDLYNTKNDNFDKLIIKDAYGKIITDIRDIKEDSNKRIVIATNKGIYIYDLIKNQFLDNNVLDKIGIEKLLIDNENKIWAATEKGFFSISLNKSNSISIYNYSKNEFKNIIKCKDNFFLVQEGNTNLLLFNTETKQFQNFELFKNTNMDTISAIHKDTIGQIWIGTFNNGIYNIDISSKKIKHYIHSPEDEHSLSKNDVRVIYEDSRNQIWIGTNTNGVSIYSYRNQKFHVVKNNIYNKFSLLDNTIRGFYYDKKNNYLWVASSKGVSRWDESIKGYIHYSENLGNFPDKQAGKVRGMFASNDGRLFVFSWNGISIYDSKLDKFIEYTSKSKLPIPSSAWIALYIDKDGYEYIGSKQGVLIKSPIDKNYKLYTQNDGLVSNFVMRFFEDNKNRVWFGTDHGISIFDKKTKKIINISKDSKIKLNTDFIFSFYENKDYYWLGSRGDGIFRVSKDLKSFKNYTEKDGLPNGTAYSILPSTDGTLYISSNKGIYSFNPITEKIHSYNYMDGIQNLEFNNYAYWQSKDGTIFMGGISGFNYFHPDNIKMESISSKVIINKVMIKGLKENFANSSKVNNIYDYKHRDILFGFYSLDIITDSKTKYKYVLEGYSKEWSKAISSKQVRYTNLPSGNYIFKVIATDSNSNWNSIETTFAFTIDKAPWETWWAIGIYIVIFLLVILLIIKIINERTIRIKKQNELLEAIVDMRTAELIKANKKLEIEATIDKLTHLYNRRKIQNILEDEIVRKNRYEKPLSILICDIDFFKKVNDTYGHNVGDEVLEEVALAMKNSTRETDFVGRWGGEEFIIVAVETNLETSRILSERIRENVENTVINGDISITISIGVVECFEDEDSKSVVYRADKNLYRAKKNGRNRVVSG